In Eucalyptus grandis isolate ANBG69807.140 chromosome 4, ASM1654582v1, whole genome shotgun sequence, the following proteins share a genomic window:
- the LOC104442649 gene encoding S-linalool synthase codes for MESQKSSIQSLVNTIKRDVLSVMGSHSFLSPSPYDTAWLAMIPDPHRHERPMFEGCLNWVLQNQNEEGFWGYHDYDRHEMPGGVECLASTLVCMTVLKKWHAGSPLIEKGLKFIHKNAELLLSRYTHGKFSRWIAIVLPGMVELARASSLEVVFPESVDRALADLFINRRQILEMEELVDKNQYCPLLSYLEALPSTYKISHETILKHLDSDGSLFQSPSATSRAYLSTGNEACLAYLQSLASNCASSGIPSFYPVDEDLTKLSMVHQLVRLGLTEYFNRENDEILAKIYRNYKHEKEITKSIHLIAAELYKDCLEFWLLRMHGYRVSPSSFCWFLNHEEVRDHIEKHYEYFSSVLLYIYRASNLMLPDEYKLEKARIFSKKFLEKIASRETRDSSIISSSHCRMIEHELGLPWMARLDHLEHRTWMEEKDACVLWMGKFQYNRPSFVHNQDIVQLALQNYVLRQSVYRMELDVVKRWSETTGLRKMGFGREKTLYSYFAVAASISLPCNSDVRVLVAKSAIMITVADDFFDMEGSLEDLEKLTNAVQRWDGEGLTAHAKTIFEALDDLVTDFRMKCFKQSGKDIKKNLQEIWGETFHSWLMEAKWSKSGGAPPTQEYLDVGMTSIAAHILVLPSSCLASPTTPLHQLWSNAYQPITKLLMVITRLLNDIQSYEKEEKQGKLNFVLLYLKENPEASIEDSINFVQLLLEQLKKEFLLHVLEELCNLPEPSRRLHLGCLKVFHMFFNSSNRYDSETGMLHDIQKALVVPPRVPKLKPLRPLPEQLGPKPREFVTKSLYGQVGLERFPRKSFVGYRISSRTGPVDRWEKMYKSSNFKLCFA; via the exons ATGGAGTCCcaaaaatcatcaattcaatcTCTTGTCAATACGATAAAAAGAGATGTACTTTCTGTCATGGGCTCACACTCATTCCTCTCCCCTTCACCATATGACACCGCATGGCTAGCAATGATTCCTGATCCTCACCGACATGAACGTCCCATGTTCGAGGGTTGTCTTAATTGGGTGCTTCAGAATCAGAATGAAGAAGGCTTTTGGGGATATCATGATTATGATAGACATGAAATGCCCGGTGGAGTGGAGTGTCTTGCTTCGACCCTTGTTTGCATGACCGTGCTCAAAAAGTGGCATGCCGGTTCACCTTTAATAGAGAAAG GACTAAAGTTCATTCACAAAAATGCGGAATTACTTCTTTCAAGATACACGCATGGAAAGTTTTCTCGTTGGATTGCTATTGTCTTGCCTGGAATGGTTGAATTGGCACGTGCTAGCAGTTTGGAGGTCGTATTCCCCGAAAGCGTAGACCGTGCTCTAGCAGATTTATTCATCAATCGACGACAAATTCTCGAAAT GGAAGAACTTGTGGACAAGAATCAATATTGCCCGTTGTTGTCGTATCTTGAGGCATTGCCTTCGACATACAAAATCAGCCATGAAACCATATTGAAGCATCTGGACAGTGATGGTTCTTTATTTCAATCACCCTCTGCAACATCACGTGCATACCTATCCACCGGGAACGAAGCATGCCTGGCTTATCTTCAATCTCTTGCTTCGAATTGTGCTTCTAGTGGCA TTCCATCTTTCTATCCCGTGGATGAAGATCTTACAAAACTTTCCATGGTTCATCAACTGGTAAGATTAGGGTTGACCGAGTATTTCAACAGGGAGAACGAtgaaattttggcaaaaatcTATCG GAACTACAAGCAtgaaaaagaaatcacaaaatcaattcatttgatcGCTGCGGAGCTATACAAAGATTGTTTGGAATTTTGGCTTTTGCGCATGCATGGTTATAGGGTATCACCAT CTAGCTTTTGTTGGTTTCTCAATCATGAAGAAGTTCGAGATCACATTGAAAAACATTATGAATACTTCTCGAGCGTGCTCCTTTACATTTATAGAGCCAGCAATCTTATGCTTCCAGATGAATACAAACTCGAGAAAGCAAGAATTTTCTCGAAGAAATTTCTTGAGAAAATTGCGTCTAGAGAAACAAGAGATTCAAGCATCATCTCATCGAGTCACTGCAGAATG ATTGAGCACGAATTGGGTCTTCCATGGATGGCTCGACTAGACCACCTGGAACATAGGACGTGGATGGAGGAAAAAGATGCTTGTGTACTATGGATGGGAAAATTTCAATACAATAG GCCATCATTTGTTCATAATCAAGATATAGTGCAACTTGCTCTGCAGAACTATGTATTGCGACAATCTGTTTACAGGATGGAGCTTGATGTAGTAAAGAG GTGGTCCGAGACAACCGGACTTAGAAAGATGGGGTTTGGTCGAGAGAAGACATTGTACTCTTATTTTGCTGTTGCCGCTTCCATTTCTCTACCTTGCAACTCCGATGTTAGAGTACTGGTCGCCAAGAGCGCAATCATGATAACCGTTGCCGACGACTTTTTCGACATGGAAGGTTCATTAGAGGATCTGGAAAAACTTACTAATGCAGTTCAAAG GTGGGATGGGGAAGGATTAACTGCGCACGCCAAGACCATATTCGAAGCCCTCGACGATCTCGTCACTGACTTTAGAATGAAATGCTTCAAACAATCAGGGAAGGACATCAAGAAAAACCTTCAAGAAATA TGGGGCGAGACATTTCATTCATGGCTCATGGAAGCGAAGTGGAGCAAAAGCGGGGGTGCGCCTCCAACGCAAGAGTACCTCGATGTGGGCATGACATCAATCGCAGCACACATCTTAGTCCTTCCCTCTTCGTGCCTCGCGAGCCCCACGACCCCGTTGCATCAGCTGTGGTCCAACGCTTACCAGCCCATCACCAAATTGCTCATGGTCATCACTCGTTTGTTGAATGACATCCAAAGCTACGAG aaagaagaaaagcaagggAAATTGAACTTTGTGCTGCTCTACCTAAAGGAAAACCCCGAGGCCAGCATTGAGGATTCCATCAACTTCGTGCAATTGCTGCTAGAACAACTGAAGAAAGAGTTCCTCCTACACGTCCTTGAGGAACTCTGCAACTTGCCTGAACCGAGCAGGCGGCTCCACCTCGGGTGCTTGAAAGTGTTCCACATGTTCTTCAACTCCTCTAACCGCTATGACTCAGAGACGGGCATGCTCCACGACATCCAGAAAGCGCTTGTAGTCCCACCGCGAGTCCCCAAATTGAAGCCCTTGAGGCCTTTGCCGGAGCAACTGGGACCGAAGCCACGGGAGTTTGTGACCAAGAGCCTGTATGGCCAAGTCGGCCTCGAGCGTTTTCCTAGGAAGAGTTTTGTTGGGTATCGAATATCTTCCCGAACTGGCCCAGTGGATAGATgggagaagatgtacaagtcaTCTAATTTTAAGTTATGTTTCGCTTAG